A genomic stretch from Candidatus Binatia bacterium includes:
- a CDS encoding beta-ketoacyl synthase N-terminal-like domain-containing protein, with protein MTHSCAVAVTGIGVVSPVGLGRQEFWTALSTGQSGIVPIEGFPVPVGIPSLGAEVRGFVAREFIASAHLRRMDKLSRMVVAAARMALDDARVVLARVQPETVGVVIGSALGDISESAVQLQRVFTKGPASASPMVFPNLVLNAPASYVAMEFGFTGVNLTVAQGETSGEQAIVLGCELVRLGRAEVV; from the coding sequence TCACGGGAATCGGCGTCGTCAGCCCGGTCGGACTTGGCCGGCAGGAGTTCTGGACCGCTCTGAGTACCGGGCAATCGGGAATCGTGCCGATCGAAGGCTTTCCCGTACCCGTCGGTATCCCGAGCTTGGGGGCGGAGGTCCGCGGTTTTGTCGCCAGGGAGTTCATTGCCTCGGCGCATCTGCGACGCATGGACAAGCTGTCACGCATGGTGGTCGCGGCCGCCCGCATGGCGTTGGATGACGCGCGGGTCGTGCTTGCCCGGGTGCAGCCGGAGACGGTGGGGGTCGTCATCGGCTCCGCCTTGGGCGACATCTCCGAATCGGCTGTGCAGCTGCAACGCGTGTTCACGAAAGGTCCGGCTTCCGCCAGCCCGATGGTGTTTCCGAACCTGGTCCTGAACGCTCCCGCCAGTTACGTGGCGATGGAGTTCGGCTTCACGGGAGTCAATTTGACGGTCGCACAGGGGGAGACATCCGGCGAGCAGGCGATCGTTCTCGGATGCGAATTGGTGCGCCTGGGTCGGGCTGAGGTGGTT